Proteins encoded together in one Cryptosporangium aurantiacum window:
- a CDS encoding aminotransferase class III-fold pyridoxal phosphate-dependent enzyme: protein MEHRTSRQHVVDMCRTMLERGYLKATEGNVSVRVPSHDCYAVTPSNYDYDRMRAEDISLVGFDGKPLPGSGSGLPPSIECGMHANIYRERPDVNAIVHTHQPYASALAFLRREIPALTDEQVRFLGRKVAIIPYAPSGTSFLAGKVQKKVASGDNAFIIANHGIIALGTDPDRAVFNMALLEKVSLAYLLALTTEAGKVYTIPDAIREIAFTKLRKDEKRIAAQITAAVEPLRVPTDESLPSVAEAARRAVAGTGSAPTTVPAPTVAVPAPTVAAPVPAEAVPGAADSKPGLAAVVAAATDLGSAAGDDPAAAPSATPAEGAAASVTTNDKTAADDVPQPIGAESAALGYAITTYPDVDDTMRRLKALVAQPVRGLRHDAMHDVLNYFETKCRASKEITDRAKLRIPGGVQHNLAFNYPFPLAIDRAEGAYLTDRDGNTYIDFLQAGGPTLLGSNYAPVNERVAEVIKASGPVTGLFHEYELKLAEIINRYMPHIEMYRSLGSGTEAVMAAVRGARAFTGKNVVIKVGGAYHGWSDTMVYGLRVPGTYRMNAKGIPFGATNSTREAFPHDLGLLKRKLIENRLRGGTAAVIVEPVGPESGTRPVPYDYNAKVRELCDEFGALLIFDEVVTGFRLGLGGASGYFGVTPDLTVLGKAVSGGYPMAGGVGGRADVMAVFGSGLDGKNGSHVQVGGTLSANPLSCAAGYFAIEEMARTNAPVLAGRAGDRLTRGLQRIVDKYGLPYVVYNQGSIVHLECSGVMLLDMRHPVKLLKENKPRKRLMEEMSAAYAAHGIITLAGSRMYTSMADTDEVIDDALARFDQVFALVEGV from the coding sequence ATGGAGCACCGCACCTCCCGCCAGCACGTCGTGGACATGTGCCGCACGATGCTGGAGCGCGGCTACCTCAAGGCGACCGAGGGCAACGTCTCGGTCCGCGTACCGAGCCACGACTGCTACGCGGTCACGCCCAGCAACTACGACTACGACCGGATGCGCGCCGAGGACATCAGCCTGGTCGGGTTCGACGGGAAGCCGCTGCCGGGGTCGGGCTCCGGTCTGCCGCCGTCGATCGAGTGCGGGATGCACGCGAACATCTACCGCGAGCGGCCCGACGTCAACGCGATCGTGCACACGCACCAGCCGTACGCCTCGGCGCTGGCGTTCCTCCGCCGGGAGATCCCCGCGCTCACCGACGAGCAGGTCCGGTTCCTCGGGCGCAAGGTCGCGATCATCCCCTACGCGCCGTCGGGCACGAGCTTCCTCGCCGGGAAGGTGCAGAAGAAGGTCGCCAGCGGCGACAACGCGTTCATCATCGCCAACCACGGCATCATCGCGCTGGGCACCGACCCCGATCGTGCGGTGTTCAACATGGCGCTGCTGGAGAAGGTGTCGCTGGCCTACCTGCTGGCGCTGACCACCGAGGCCGGGAAGGTCTACACGATCCCGGACGCGATCCGCGAGATCGCGTTCACCAAGCTCCGCAAGGACGAGAAGCGGATCGCCGCCCAGATCACCGCAGCGGTGGAGCCCCTTCGCGTCCCCACGGACGAGTCGCTGCCCAGCGTCGCCGAGGCCGCCCGCCGAGCCGTGGCCGGCACCGGCTCAGCTCCGACGACCGTCCCCGCGCCGACCGTGGCCGTCCCCGCGCCGACCGTGGCCGCTCCGGTGCCCGCCGAGGCCGTCCCCGGAGCTGCCGACAGCAAGCCCGGCCTGGCCGCGGTCGTCGCCGCGGCGACCGACCTCGGATCCGCTGCGGGCGACGACCCGGCCGCGGCCCCGTCAGCGACGCCGGCCGAGGGTGCGGCCGCATCCGTCACGACCAACGACAAAACCGCTGCGGACGACGTCCCGCAACCAATTGGGGCGGAATCCGCAGCGCTCGGCTACGCGATCACGACCTATCCCGACGTCGACGACACGATGCGGCGGCTCAAGGCGCTGGTAGCGCAGCCGGTTCGCGGCCTCCGGCACGACGCGATGCACGACGTCCTCAACTACTTCGAGACGAAGTGCCGGGCCAGCAAGGAGATCACCGACCGGGCCAAACTCCGGATCCCCGGCGGCGTCCAGCACAACCTGGCGTTCAATTACCCGTTCCCGCTCGCGATCGACCGGGCGGAGGGCGCCTACCTCACCGACCGCGACGGCAACACGTACATCGACTTCCTGCAGGCAGGCGGCCCGACACTGCTCGGCAGCAACTACGCGCCGGTCAACGAGCGGGTAGCCGAGGTGATCAAGGCGAGTGGCCCGGTCACCGGCCTGTTCCACGAATACGAGCTCAAGCTCGCCGAGATCATCAACCGGTACATGCCGCACATCGAGATGTACCGGTCACTGGGTTCCGGCACCGAGGCCGTGATGGCCGCGGTGCGCGGCGCCCGCGCGTTCACCGGCAAGAACGTCGTGATCAAGGTCGGCGGTGCGTACCACGGCTGGTCCGACACGATGGTCTACGGCCTGCGGGTGCCCGGCACGTACCGGATGAACGCGAAGGGCATCCCGTTCGGCGCCACCAACAGCACGCGCGAGGCGTTCCCGCACGACCTCGGGCTGCTCAAGCGCAAGCTGATCGAGAACCGGCTGCGCGGTGGCACCGCAGCGGTCATCGTCGAGCCGGTGGGCCCGGAGTCCGGCACGCGGCCGGTGCCGTACGACTACAACGCCAAGGTGCGCGAGCTCTGCGACGAGTTCGGCGCGTTGCTCATCTTCGACGAGGTCGTCACCGGGTTCCGGCTCGGGCTCGGTGGGGCGTCCGGCTATTTCGGCGTCACCCCCGACCTCACCGTGCTGGGCAAGGCGGTCTCCGGCGGTTACCCGATGGCCGGCGGCGTCGGCGGCCGGGCCGACGTCATGGCGGTGTTCGGGTCCGGGCTGGACGGCAAGAACGGCTCGCACGTCCAGGTCGGTGGCACGCTGTCGGCGAACCCGCTGTCCTGCGCCGCCGGTTACTTCGCGATCGAGGAGATGGCCCGCACCAACGCCCCGGTACTCGCCGGGCGCGCCGGTGACCGGCTCACCCGTGGTCTGCAGCGGATCGTCGACAAGTACGGCCTGCCCTACGTCGTCTACAACCAGGGGTCGATCGTCCACCTGGAGTGCAGTGGCGTGATGTTGCTCGACATGCGTCACCCGGTGAAGCTGCTGAAGGAGAACAAGCCGCGTAAGCGGCTGATGGAAGAAATGAGCGCGGCGTACGCCGCGCACGGCATCATTACGCT
- a CDS encoding helix-turn-helix domain-containing protein: MVIILAPWRRLPHDLAPAVRPRLEETVREIVDAVTATSPAFSAISDPKFERDVRTAVTVALERFLDLAGTDEPALPPRSREVFASLGAAEAREERGPDALLAALRTASRLMLRKFSEALAELRPVSAAELIDLSDAVTAFVDELSAGSTEGYGRQLREQAGEGDRRRRQFAELLLRGGTAESVVGAAATTIGWPPPEEIVPVLLPLDQARDARFRYGSEGIVVERSRDAVLLLRSSPAPDALHGRGAVVGPPLSWDRTPEGVRLTELTAELVGTGAEPVFVEEHLATLALRGEPAALAVLAARRLAPLQHLRPTQRDRLLDTLHSWLLHWGARNEVAAELFVHPQTVSYRLKLLRELLGGTLDDPQRRFELLLVLSSR; this comes from the coding sequence GTGGTGATAATCCTGGCGCCGTGGCGGCGCCTTCCGCACGATCTTGCGCCTGCCGTGCGTCCTCGGCTGGAGGAGACCGTGCGGGAGATCGTCGATGCGGTCACCGCGACGTCTCCCGCGTTCAGCGCGATCTCCGACCCGAAGTTCGAGCGGGACGTACGGACCGCGGTCACGGTTGCGCTGGAGCGATTCCTCGACCTGGCGGGCACCGACGAGCCCGCGCTGCCACCGCGGTCCCGCGAGGTCTTCGCGAGCCTCGGCGCCGCGGAGGCACGGGAGGAACGAGGGCCGGATGCGCTGCTCGCGGCGCTGCGGACGGCGTCCCGATTGATGTTGCGGAAGTTCAGCGAGGCCTTGGCCGAGCTACGGCCGGTGAGCGCCGCGGAGCTGATCGACCTGTCGGACGCGGTGACCGCGTTCGTGGACGAGCTGTCGGCAGGCAGCACCGAAGGATACGGTCGCCAGCTCCGCGAACAGGCCGGTGAGGGCGACCGGCGTCGGCGTCAGTTCGCCGAGCTGCTGCTCCGCGGCGGGACGGCGGAGAGCGTGGTCGGGGCCGCGGCGACCACGATCGGCTGGCCTCCGCCGGAGGAGATCGTGCCGGTGCTCCTGCCGCTGGACCAGGCGCGGGATGCCCGATTCCGGTACGGGTCGGAAGGGATCGTGGTCGAGCGTTCCCGCGACGCCGTGCTGTTGTTGCGGAGTTCTCCGGCGCCGGACGCACTGCACGGGCGGGGCGCCGTCGTCGGACCACCGCTGAGCTGGGACCGCACCCCGGAAGGCGTGCGGCTGACCGAGCTCACGGCGGAATTGGTGGGCACCGGCGCCGAGCCGGTGTTCGTCGAGGAACACCTGGCGACGCTCGCGTTGCGCGGTGAGCCGGCCGCGCTGGCGGTGCTGGCCGCGCGTCGGCTGGCGCCGCTGCAGCACCTCCGTCCGACGCAGCGCGACCGGCTGCTCGACACGCTGCACAGCTGGTTGCTGCACTGGGGAGCGCGCAACGAGGTGGCCGCCGAGCTGTTCGTGCACCCGCAGACGGTCAGCTACCGGTTGAAGCTCCTGCGGGAGCTGCTCGGGGGCACTTTGGACGATCCACAGCGGCGGTTCGAGCTGCTGCTCGTGCTGTCGTCGCGGTGA
- a CDS encoding YiaA/YiaB family inner membrane protein encodes MTTTPPRKTTTAFFVQSGISFGVAVLAAGFAVLNLPVGPWPRAFLALSLLYLVTSTFTLAKCVRDQQEATAVVSRVDQARIDKLLAEHDPFATNG; translated from the coding sequence ATGACCACGACTCCTCCGCGCAAGACGACTACCGCGTTCTTCGTCCAGTCCGGGATCTCGTTCGGGGTCGCCGTGCTGGCCGCCGGCTTCGCCGTCCTCAACCTGCCGGTCGGGCCCTGGCCGCGAGCGTTCCTCGCGCTCAGCCTGCTCTACCTCGTGACGTCGACGTTCACGCTGGCCAAGTGCGTCCGTGACCAGCAGGAGGCGACAGCGGTCGTAAGCCGCGTCGACCAGGCCCGGATCGACAAACTGCTCGCCGAGCACGACCCGTTCGCCACGAACGGATAG
- a CDS encoding glycoside hydrolase family 3 protein, with amino-acid sequence MQRRIPPATRPPRRRPHRAVVLLLAPLLTLSSAAFTDVAKAVPTTAPAVPAAVPYLNPRLPVEQRVDDLIRRMTLDEKIGQMTQAERAAVADAPTRITDWYLGSILSGGGSTPTPNTAAAWVSMVNTFQRNALNTRLKIPMIYGVDAVHGHGNLLGATVFPHNIGLGSTRDPGLVKRVYAATAAETRASGVPWNFAPCICVTRDERWGRSYESFGEDPRLVTEMTTAIDGLQGDDPSRPDRVLATAKHYAGDGDTEYGTGEGDFTIDQGITVTSRADFARINLAPFVAAIRKHGVGTVMPSFSSVDWTEDGVGNPVKMHASRELITGELKGRMRFDGFVISDWEGIHQIPDPSVPAGAPRPTAAQVRISVNAGIDMFMEPNTAPQFQQLLKAEVTAGRVSQARIDDAVRRILRTKFRMGLFERPYAPADRIDVIGSAAHRKLARDAVARSQVLLKNSGKALPLRKNARIYVAGRNADNIGNQAGGWTIDWQGRSGDAIPGTTILEGIREVAPQARVTYSADASAPMTNSDVGVVVVGETPYAEGFGDVGGPIWQTGTPEQREPKLLTLQPGDRAVVEKVCGAVGTCVVLLVSGRPQVVTDQLGSMDALVASWLPGSEGAGVADVLFGQRRFTGRLPVSWPRSVDAVPVNVGDATYRPLFPYGWGLRT; translated from the coding sequence ATGCAGCGACGCATTCCACCGGCGACCCGACCCCCACGACGGCGACCCCACCGGGCTGTCGTCCTACTACTCGCACCCCTACTCACGTTGTCCTCGGCGGCGTTCACCGACGTCGCGAAGGCCGTGCCCACGACGGCGCCCGCGGTACCCGCCGCCGTGCCGTACCTGAACCCGCGCTTACCGGTCGAGCAACGCGTCGACGACCTGATCCGGCGCATGACGCTGGACGAGAAGATCGGCCAGATGACGCAGGCCGAGCGGGCCGCCGTCGCGGACGCACCGACCCGGATCACCGACTGGTATCTGGGCTCGATCCTGTCCGGCGGCGGTTCCACACCCACCCCGAACACCGCGGCAGCCTGGGTGTCGATGGTCAACACGTTCCAGCGGAACGCGCTGAACACACGGCTGAAGATCCCGATGATCTACGGGGTCGACGCGGTGCACGGCCACGGAAACCTGCTCGGGGCCACGGTCTTCCCGCACAACATCGGCCTGGGCTCGACCCGGGATCCCGGGCTGGTGAAGCGGGTCTACGCCGCCACCGCGGCCGAAACGCGGGCCAGCGGTGTCCCGTGGAACTTCGCGCCGTGCATCTGTGTCACCCGCGACGAACGGTGGGGACGCAGCTACGAGAGCTTCGGCGAGGATCCGCGGCTGGTCACCGAGATGACGACCGCGATCGACGGCCTGCAGGGCGACGACCCCAGCCGGCCGGACCGGGTCCTCGCCACCGCGAAGCACTACGCCGGTGACGGCGACACCGAGTACGGAACCGGTGAGGGCGACTTCACGATCGATCAGGGCATCACGGTCACCAGCCGGGCCGACTTCGCCCGGATCAACCTGGCGCCGTTCGTCGCCGCCATCCGCAAGCACGGCGTCGGCACCGTCATGCCCTCGTTCTCCAGCGTCGACTGGACCGAGGACGGCGTCGGCAACCCGGTGAAGATGCACGCCAGCCGCGAGCTGATCACCGGCGAGCTGAAGGGTCGGATGCGGTTCGACGGGTTCGTCATCTCCGACTGGGAAGGCATTCACCAGATCCCCGACCCGTCGGTGCCCGCCGGCGCACCCCGCCCCACTGCGGCCCAGGTCCGGATCTCGGTCAACGCCGGCATCGACATGTTCATGGAGCCCAACACCGCCCCCCAGTTCCAGCAGCTGCTGAAGGCCGAGGTCACCGCCGGCCGGGTCAGCCAGGCCCGGATCGACGACGCGGTCCGCCGCATTCTGCGGACGAAGTTCCGGATGGGACTGTTCGAGCGCCCCTACGCCCCGGCCGACCGGATCGACGTGATCGGCAGCGCCGCACACCGGAAGCTGGCGCGCGACGCCGTTGCCAGGTCGCAGGTGTTGCTCAAGAACAGCGGCAAGGCCCTTCCCTTGCGCAAGAACGCCCGGATCTACGTCGCCGGCCGCAACGCCGACAACATCGGCAACCAGGCCGGTGGCTGGACGATCGACTGGCAGGGCCGGTCCGGCGACGCCATCCCCGGTACGACGATCCTGGAGGGAATCCGCGAGGTCGCACCACAGGCGCGAGTGACCTACAGCGCGGACGCGTCCGCTCCGATGACCAACTCCGACGTCGGCGTCGTCGTCGTCGGGGAGACGCCCTACGCCGAGGGGTTCGGTGACGTCGGCGGGCCGATCTGGCAGACCGGTACACCCGAGCAGCGGGAGCCGAAGCTGCTGACGCTGCAGCCCGGCGACCGCGCGGTCGTCGAGAAGGTCTGCGGTGCGGTCGGCACCTGCGTGGTTCTGCTCGTCTCGGGCCGGCCGCAGGTCGTCACCGATCAACTCGGGTCGATGGACGCCCTGGTGGCCTCGTGGCTTCCCGGCAGTGAAGGCGCCGGCGTCGCGGACGTCTTGTTCGGGCAGCGACGATTCACCGGCCGGCTGCCGGTGAGCTGGCCGCGCAGCGTCGACGCGGTGCCGGTGAACGTCGGCGACGCGACGTACCGTCCGCTGTTCCCGTACGGATGGGGGCTGCGGACCTGA